A region of the Planctomycetaceae bacterium genome:
GATGACGTGCTCGATGCCGACGTTGTAGTGAAACGGATCGTTGTACGTCGATTCGTCCCGCACGGTTTCCGGATTGAACACCGTGATGTCCGCCGCCATGCCGGGACGAATCAGCCCGCGGTCGAAGATTCCAACCTTCGCGGCATTCAGCGATGTCATCTTGCGAATGGCGTCTTCCAGCGTCAGAAGACCCTGTTCGCGAACATAGATTCCCAGGACTCGCGGAAACGTTCCGAAGTTTCGCGGATGAGGATTCCCGGCACGCAGCGGCCCGGACGTCGCCAGAGCGGACCCGTCCGATCCGACCGAACACCACGGCTGAGACAACGCCAGATTCATGTCTTCGTCGGTGTGGTGAGCATACACTGTGCTGACAGATCCATCCTGTTCGATCAGCAGGTCAAACAGCACGTCCAGCGGGTCGGGTGCCGGCTGCCTGCCTTCGCTTTTCATCGCGATGACTCGATCCATCGTCAGCCCCTTGTATAGATTGCTGGCGCTGATCAGCATCCGGCTCCAGTCCTTCCCGACGGCTGTGTAGTGGTTGTACCAGCCGGGCAGACCTTCTTCGATATCCTTCTTCAGGCGTTCCCGCATCGCGGGATCCTTCAGCCGTTCCAGCAGCTTCTCGTTTCCTCCTTCATGAGCCCACGGGGGAATGATGCTGCTGAGATTGTTGTTGCCGCGCGTGTATGGGTACACGTTGGCCTGCACCTGAATGCCGTCGCGCCGAGCCTGCTCAATGCGCGAGACGATTTCCGACATGCGTCCCCAGTAGACCTGGTCGGCGATCTTGATGTGAATGATGTCGATCGGAATTTCCGCGCGTTCACCCACGGTGATGGCTTCTTCCACCGCGTCGAAGACTCCCAGTCCCTCGTTGCGGATGTGACTGGAATAGATGCCGCCATACTGCTTCGCGACCTTTGCCAGTTCGATCAGATCATCCGTCGTCGCCAGCGATCCGGGAGGCGTCATCACCTGAGTCGACAGCCCCAGAGCTCCGTCCTGCATTGCCTGAGCCAGCAGTTCCTTCATCTGTTCGAACTGCTCCGGAGTCGGGCGTTCAAACGAGTAACCCATCACGCTTTCCCAGAGATTGTTGATGCCGACATACGACGCCACGTTGATCGACATCGTCGCTTCTTCGAGCGCTTTGAAGTAGTCGCCAAGCGTTTCGACTTCGACGTCACGGCCGCCGATCGTGACTTTGTCGGGAGGCATCCTGCCGGTGTTCGGCCCGCCCGAGGATCCTTCACCCAGCACATCGGTGGTGACTCCCTGCCGAATCTTCGACTGAGCATCGCCGTCGCGGAACAGCGTGCGATCAGAGTGCGAATGCATGTCGATGAAACCGGGAGCCACCACCAGTCCGGCCGCGTCGATTTCCGTCGCTCCGCTGTTTTCCGGAATGAATCCGACGGCGGTAATCTGAGTTCCCCGAATACCGACGTCGGCGGAAAACCACGGATTACCCGTCCCGTCAACGATGCGGCCGTTGCGAATCACCAGATCAAACTGCGGCTGCTGAGCCATCGCCGCGGTGTATCCGAAAGCGATCAGAAGAAGCGGAATTCGGCAATGACGGAAGTGAGGAAGCATCGCGAGTTTCTCCGATTGGCAGTTCGCTGGCGGGTGTCGTTCAGTGCCGGTCAGACTACACATTCACGCCGCATCCGTCCACGCGGCCGGACGCGCCGCCGGTTCGCCACTGGTTCGGGATTCGCGTGGCCTTGTTGCTGACCTTGTCTCGTCCCAGGGTTCTGCCGTCTTGCCTCGTTCCAGGACTGGAGCCCTGGAACGCGACAGCGAGTCATGCGGGATTCATGCCGGGACCGTCGACGGGTCACAGCCGAAGTCTTACGATAGAGTCCTTCGATCCGCACTGTCACGCGCTTGTTCATCTCGCAAAGGAAAGAACGATGAGACGTCTTTCGGCAATTCTGCTTCCGGCATTTGTGTTCGTGGCATCAGGCTACGGTCAGGCAACCGCGGCGATTCAGACTCGCACGGTTGAATATCGCGACGGCGACGTGACTCTGGAAGGATTCGTCGCCTGGGACTCGTCAGTCAGCGGCGCGAATCGTCCCGGAATTCTGGTCGTGCATCAGTGGATGGGACTGACGGATTATGAAAAGAGCCGATGCCGGCAACTGGCGGAACTCGGCTACGTCGCGTTTGCACTGGACGTCTATGGCAAGGGAGTCCGGCCCGCGAATCCTCAGGAAGCCGGCAAACTCGCGGGAGTCTACAAGTCGGATCGCGGGCTCTACCGCCGACGACTAAACCTGGGACTCGAGCAGTTGCGGAAGCAGGCGGGCGTTGCGAAGCAGCAGATCGCCGCGATCGGATATTGCTTCGGCGGCACGGGAGTCCTGGAACTGGCTCGCAGCGGCGCTGACATTTCCGGCGTCGTGAGCTTCCACGGAGGACTGGATTCACCAAGCCCGGAAGACGGCAACAATATCAAAGCGAAGGTGCTGGTCTGTCACGGAGCCGATGACCCGTTTGTCCCGGCCAACGATATCGAAGCGTTCAAGTCGGAACTGAATGCCGCCGGTGTCGATTGGCAGATGGACATTTATTCCGGAGCCGTGCATTCATTCACACAACCGATGGCGGGCAACGACAATTCGCGGGGAGCCGCTTACAACGAACGCGCGGACAAACGGTCATGGGCCGCCATGAAGCTTTTCTTCGGCGAACTGTTTGAAGCCCAGTCAAACTGAAGTCGCCTCAACTTTTTGTTCGCGACTTCCTGTTCGATTTCAACATCCACACGCGCGGCAAAAGAATCGCCGTCGAAGCGGAGATCAACCGCTTTGACTCGGGGAAGTCGCCGGCGACGCTCGCTTGATGCTCGCGACCGGCCCTTACCCCGATTTTTCTGCTGGACACAGAATGATCTCCGTCTCCCGCTTCGCGGGCGAGGGGATAACGCATATGACTTCGCAGGAGAGCGGTTCCACAGCGTTGCCGGTCGCGGCGAGCGCGATGGCGCGCTGACTGACGCAGATCCAACCGGCATCAGGAAGTCGGCGCGGGATCACGGAGCTTTGCGGCGTCGGGGGACGCGGACGCTTCGTTCGGTCCGTGCGACACCGCTTTGAACATGACGACGGCGAGCGGCGGCAGAGTCACGTCGATGCTGTCTTCGCAACCGTGGGACGCAACTTTTGAACTGTAAACTCCACCCTGGTTGCCCATCCCGGAACCGCCGTACCAGTCCGCGTCGCTGTTGAAGATTTCGCGATAGAAGGCAGCTTTCGGCACACCCACGCGATACGGTCCGCGGGGCGCCGGAGTCAGATTGGCCAGCACCAGAATCTGTTCGGACTTGTCGACGGTCTGCCGGATGAACGCGACCACGACATTGCTGTGGTCGTCTCCGACAACCCACCGAAAGCCTTCCGGCCGCACATCGGTTTCATGCAAAGCGCGTTCGGATTCGTAGATCCGGTTCACGTCACAAATCAGTTTGCGAATGCCTTCGTGCGTATCGAACTGTCGCACAATCCAGTCGATTTCGCCGTCGTGATTCCATTCGTTCCACTGGCCGATTTCGCTGCCCATAAACTGCAGCTTCTTACCCGGCGTGGAATACTGCAGGCCGTACAGCAGCCGAAGATTTGCAAACTTCTGCCACTGATCGCCGGGCATCTGATCCAGCAGAGAACCCTTGCCGTGAACGACTTCATCGTGCGACAGCGGCAGCACGAAGTTTTCGCTGAAGGCATAGATCCCGCGGAATGTCAGGTCATTCAGATGCCATGACCGATGAACAGGATCGCGCTGCATGAATCGCAGCGTGTCGTTCATCCAGCCCATATCCCACTTCATCGTGAATCCCAGGCCGCCCGTATAGACCGGACGCGACACGCCTCCCCAGGCAGTGGATTCTTCCGCGATGCTCATGATGCCGGGGAACTCAGCGTGCAGCATGGTGTTGACGTCACGCAGAAACTGGATGGCTTCCAGGTTTTCCCGGCCCCCGTGCTGATTCGGGATCCACTGGTTGGAGTCACGCGAATAATCCAGGTACAGCATCGATGCGACCGCATCCACTCGAATGCCGTCGACGTGGTAGACATCACACCAGAACCGGGCGCTGGACATCAGGAATTCTGAAACTTCGCGCCGGCCGTAGTTGAAGATCAGAGTATTCCAGTCCGGATGAAATCCCAGACGCGGATCCTGATGTTCGTAAAGGCAGGTTCCGTCAAAACGGGCCAGGCCGTGCGAATCTGTGGGGAAGTGCCCCGGCACCCAGTCAATGATGACGCCGATATCGTTCTGGTGCAGATAGTCCACAAAGTACTGGAAGTCGTGCGGTTTTCCAAAGCGACTTGTGGGAGCAAAATATCCGGTCGTCTGATATCCCCAGGAACCGTCGAAGGGATGTTCGGTGATCGGCATCAATTGCACATGGGTGTAACCGGTTTCCCTGATGTATTCCGTCAACTGGTGGGCCAGATCCCGGTAGTTGTAGAATTCCCGCCCGTCGGTTGGTCGCCGCCAGGAACCCGGATGGACTTCATAGATCGATACGGGAGCTTCCAGCCAGTTGGTTCGATCGCGTCTGCGAATCCAGGCGGAATCGTGCCATTCGAAGTCCCGCAGACTCCAGATGACGGACGCCGTGCCGGGCCGCAGTTCCGAATAGAACGCAAAGGGATCCGCCTTTTCGTGCAGATGCCCCGACTGGTCGCGGACGGCATACTTGTATCGCGTGCCGGGAATTGCTCCGGGAACGAAACCGGTCCAGACGCCGCTGTCGCTGCCGTCCAGCCAGTCGCGGCTGTGAGTCCAGCCGTTTCCATCACTGATGACGGAAACTTCGCGGGCGTTCGGAGCCCACACGGCAAACCGAACTCCCGTGTCGAAGAAATGAGCACCCAGATATCGATAGAGACTTGATCCGTCAGTGGGTGCGTCGAAAGTGCTTCCGATCAGTTCAGCGGTCCCTGCTGATTGTGAGCCCATAGTTCCGTTACCTTGATGATTTCCCATCACGATGTGGCCACCGGATTTCCGTGAATGCGTCCGAACCGGCACGCGGGGTTTCGGAGATGTTCGCTGAATTCGCTCTGACGAACGATGGAATTGCCGCCGCGAATCAACCGAATCCGGCGACGCAGCGAAGACATTGTGCTGTAAAACGCCGCACGGAGGCATTATCCACGCATAGCCATTCAGATTCCACCCGACTCACCGGCGTTGCCGCGGCCGAGACTGCATCCTGTCACCCGCGCGCCGCGAAGAGTCACAATTCCGGAACAGGGAACTCGATCGCCGGTACAAACTGCCGGTTGACGCGGGTTTCGCTGCGCGGGAGGAACCTACTGCCGGGCCAGGAATGAATCGATGCGTCGGGCGTCACCTCTGGCGGTGCCAGTGTCTTCGGGGCCGAACGTCACTGGCACAGCCTGCAGCACGCGTCGTGCATACGACGGACATGGCTCTACGACTGGCGGCCGCGGCGCTGACGCAGCCGGGTGAAGAGCGTGTCGAACCGCAGCTTGCCTTCGGTCGAAAGCCTGCCGCCGGAACCGACTGCGGCGAGTTCGTCATCGCAACCGTCCTGTGAGTCCGGACATGACTGGTCGACCGTCACTTCCTCATAGAAGGCGGGCTCCCTGACGATTCGCTGTCGGGATCCGTTGGCTTCGGAATCCGATTCAGGATCGCGGCCTGTTTCCTGCAGCCGCAGCAGAGCCTCAGTGACGGGAGATTCCTGCAGGTCCGCGTACGCGCCGTCGCGGCGTGACAGATTCACGTCGGCAATCTGTAGCGGCAGGCTGAACAACCGGCCGGAATCAACACGCGCCGGCACGACAGGTGAAGCGACCGACGCAGCGGCAACGTGTTCAGATTCTTCGCTGTCCGCGGAAGAAGGTGGCTGGCTGGCCGGCGCCATTTCGGCAATCGGCAGAGACACGACTTCCTCAAGTGCCGGCTCGTCCGCGACCGGTTCATCGGCGTCAGCAGTTCCGTTCTTCGCGGAATCGCACAGCAACTGGCCGTCGTGCCATTCCACCGTTGCGGGAGCTTCCTCAAACGAGAACACGTCATCGCTCAGTGCCGCGACGTCTGCTGCTTCCGATGCTTCCGCTGCTGCTTCCACAGCGTCCACTGTTTCCGTCGCTTCTTGTGGCGCAACCGGAACGTCAGAGGCCGCTTCAAAGGCGACCACCTGAGATTCCACATCCTCAAATGGCGTTTCGACCGGTCCGCAATCGGCCACTGTTTCCTGAAGCGAACCTCGACAATCCTCGGCAGCAGAATCTCCGGCATTCGCAATCGGCGCGTCGCTGAGCACCGAAGGAACTTCTGGCGCGACAGTGTCCTGGAGTTCGTGCGTCGTCGGTGCTTCCGCAGTTTCAAAGGCGACTGACTGCCGATTCGCCGCAATTTCTGCCTCCGGGGAATCCTCATCAACCTCGTCGAATTCCAGCGGGTGGAGTGCCGTCAGGTCGGTCAGATCCGGCAGTGCGAATTCATCGCTGACACCTTCCTCCGGTTCCACCAGGGTAAACAGTTCGTCGCCGTCGACGGAGAGCACTTCCGAAACATCATCGCCGGCGTGTTTGTCATCGCGAGTCATCGCTGCATCGACGGTTTCGACGCTGGAAGTGCAGGCGTCGAATTCCGCATCGACACAGACGGTCGTTATCTGCGCTGAGGATGGCGGTTCGGGAATCTCTTCGCGGAAGACATGGCTTAGTTCACGGACCGTCACGAAGCTTTCATCAAGTTCTTCGACCGGAATCGTGATTGACGGCGCGACACCGATCAGGTTCGGAGGCCACTCGGCGGTCAGCACGGGAACGTCGAAATACCGCCGGCCAACCGTGTCGACAAACGGGACGTCGCGGCCATATTCCAGCCAGGTGTATCGGTCGAACACGGGCACGGGACTGACGTCACCTGGCAGCCGGACCCACGACTCGGACGGTGACGCCACTGCAGCGGTGGTCGCGGCCGGTTGTCGCCATTCTCCGGGCGGTGACCACGGACGAAAGTGCTCGAACTCCGGCGCCGGCACCAATTCATCGGAGTCATCAATTCGCAGGATGGAGCCCGATGAGGCAACAGCGGCGTCATCGGCATCAGGGATGGCGCTTGTTGCAAAGTCGTCTGCCGTGTCGCTTGCTGAATCCGACAACTCCGCGAGCTCATCGTCGGGAAACGAATAGGGCAGGGCGTCGTCATCAGCCGCAGCGCAGGCTGCCGCAGACGCGTCGAATTCGTCGACCGGTTCGACGGGAACTTCGTCGGTGTCGGCGGCGGCAACGGTGGTTTCGGCCGGTACCGCGCCGATTTCAATCACGCCGTGTTCGGCAATGACGGACCTTGCCGAAGAAGCAGCGTCTGCGACAGAACTCGCGTCAGCAGCGGGAGCACCGATTTCAATGACGCCGTCTGAGCTGAATGTGCTGCCTTTCGTCACCGCGTCGGCTTCTGCGCAGGTTCCGTGGACGGCTGTGTGACGTTCGATACGGTCGAACTCATCATCCGCGGTGCCGGTCATGGACACGTTCCACGAATACGGCAGGTGCTGCAATCGCTGCAGGGCTTCGTCGACATGTTCGGGCGTCACAAGCTGTGCATCGGTCTGCGACGCGACCAGCAGCGATTCGTCGGCCAGCAGATTCAGGCACTGAGGCACGCCGTCCGCGGCTGCGACGATGCGTTCAACGGACAGCGGCTGAAATACGTTCGCACAGTCGCCGCCAACGGCGCTGAGATGCGCGGCCAGGTACGAAACGGCTTCTCCGGCGAGCAGCGGTTCCGGAAATACATGCGACCGAATCTTCTGTACGAAATCCGTCATCGCGGGAGCCGCCAGGACGTCTTCCAGCGAGAGCGCACCGCTGATCAGCACACGGCACACGCGTCGGCCGTCGACTTCTTCTTCCAGCAGCGAACGCAGTTCTGTGAAGATTTCCGGATTCGCCAGGTGAGCGTCGTCGAACAGGACAATCATCGGTCCCCAGAAATCGACGGTTTGGGACAGGCGTTCGATAACCTGCCAGTGTTCGGCTGATCCGCATTCCCGCCCGATTGCCGGAACATTGCTTCCTTCTGACCGGTTGCTTCGCAGTCGGCGCAGCATCAGGCCCAGCATCGCGGTGGAAGTCCGGACGGCTCCCGCGGAAAACAGCACGACCTGTCCGTCCGTCTGCAGTCGCCGCGACAAATACTTCAGCAGCGACGTCTTGCCGATGCCGGCAGGTCCGGTCAGCACTGCGGCGCCGAGATCCGATCGCAGAGTATGCAGCACGACAGGAATGATCCGCCGCAGCGACTCCGACTGAAAAAAAGCCCGCTCCGGAGGCGCGGACTGAAACGGCTTGCCGTGAAATCCGAAGTGATGATGGTACATCCGACTATCCACAAGAAGACCTGACGGGCAAACCGGCAGAATCCGCCGGCGCAGGGAGTCTGCCTCCAGGGAAACATCGAACACCTGCAACCGGAATCTTTAGAACATCCGTTCCCGCCGGACAGGTCCGCCACACACCGGCGGCACCGACTTTCCAGCCCGTGCCCGCGACGGGGAATCAAAAGTCCAACTGAGCCCGCACGGCGTAGATGTTGGTATCGCTGTCGCCAACGGGGGCCCGGACCAGGTCCGCGTTGATGTAGTTGAACTGCAGCTTCGTGAAGTCGTTCAGATACCAGTTCAATCCGAATGTGACGTTGGAAAGTTCTCCGCCGGTCACGACACCTTCGTTCAGATTGATCCAGGAGTATCGCATCGCGACTTCCCAGGCTCCGCAGCCGCAGTTCGAACCGATCGGGTTTTTGGGTTTGATGCGTCCCAGAGCGGCGCTGGCCTTGTTATACGGGCGATGTTCTCCCGTCAGAATCCAGCCGGCCTGGGCATAGAAGGAAGGGAACAGCAGGTTTCCCGCGCCGTTCGCGTTCACCAGCGAATACCGCAGTTCGGACTGGCCGTGGAACGGTCCCCAGGTGCCGGCCAGTTCCGCATTCAGCAGGTTGGCGTTTTCCGCAATGATGGGCAGCGTATCGACGAAAAACGGTACGGAGCCCGGCACAGCAAGCGGTCCGCCGTATTCCGGAACGTTGCGGTACTGAATCCTGTTGTCGGGAGTCGCGATATAGCTGTATCCGCCGCCGACATGAATCAGAAAATCGCTGCTGGTTTCTTCCAGAAGGATGGCGGTCACGCGAGTCGCTCCGCCGTAGCCGCGGTCGCCGATGCTGTTGCCGAAAGGATCGGTGCCGGTGCCAAACACGGAGGCTGCCCACGTCACGCTTTGATCGGCCGACGTATCATGGAAACCAACACCGATCTGCCGGAACGGTGCCAATGCAAACATCAGCGGACGTTCCAGAAACGTGAGTTCCTTGACGCTGGTCAGTTCATCCAGGCCGAACGGCTGCCGCCACTGTCCGATCCGAACATTGCCGAACGTCGGCACTTTGGCGACGTCCAGCCAGACATCCATGAATGACGGCCGACCGTTGAAAGCAAAGTCCATTTCAAGCTGATAACTGACATCCTTCGTGACGTTTCCGACGGCAGCCAGTCGAGCACGCCGAAACCCGCGATCGT
Encoded here:
- a CDS encoding D-aminoacylase; the encoded protein is MLPHFRHCRIPLLLIAFGYTAAMAQQPQFDLVIRNGRIVDGTGNPWFSADVGIRGTQITAVGFIPENSGATEIDAAGLVVAPGFIDMHSHSDRTLFRDGDAQSKIRQGVTTDVLGEGSSGGPNTGRMPPDKVTIGGRDVEVETLGDYFKALEEATMSINVASYVGINNLWESVMGYSFERPTPEQFEQMKELLAQAMQDGALGLSTQVMTPPGSLATTDDLIELAKVAKQYGGIYSSHIRNEGLGVFDAVEEAITVGERAEIPIDIIHIKIADQVYWGRMSEIVSRIEQARRDGIQVQANVYPYTRGNNNLSSIIPPWAHEGGNEKLLERLKDPAMRERLKKDIEEGLPGWYNHYTAVGKDWSRMLISASNLYKGLTMDRVIAMKSEGRQPAPDPLDVLFDLLIEQDGSVSTVYAHHTDEDMNLALSQPWCSVGSDGSALATSGPLRAGNPHPRNFGTFPRVLGIYVREQGLLTLEDAIRKMTSLNAAKVGIFDRGLIRPGMAADITVFNPETVRDESTYNDPFHYNVGIEHVIVNGQVVLKNGEHTGARPGKVLRHVAVKL
- a CDS encoding dienelactone hydrolase family protein: MRRLSAILLPAFVFVASGYGQATAAIQTRTVEYRDGDVTLEGFVAWDSSVSGANRPGILVVHQWMGLTDYEKSRCRQLAELGYVAFALDVYGKGVRPANPQEAGKLAGVYKSDRGLYRRRLNLGLEQLRKQAGVAKQQIAAIGYCFGGTGVLELARSGADISGVVSFHGGLDSPSPEDGNNIKAKVLVCHGADDPFVPANDIEAFKSELNAAGVDWQMDIYSGAVHSFTQPMAGNDNSRGAAYNERADKRSWAAMKLFFGELFEAQSN
- the glgB gene encoding 1,4-alpha-glucan branching protein GlgB; the protein is MGSQSAGTAELIGSTFDAPTDGSSLYRYLGAHFFDTGVRFAVWAPNAREVSVISDGNGWTHSRDWLDGSDSGVWTGFVPGAIPGTRYKYAVRDQSGHLHEKADPFAFYSELRPGTASVIWSLRDFEWHDSAWIRRRDRTNWLEAPVSIYEVHPGSWRRPTDGREFYNYRDLAHQLTEYIRETGYTHVQLMPITEHPFDGSWGYQTTGYFAPTSRFGKPHDFQYFVDYLHQNDIGVIIDWVPGHFPTDSHGLARFDGTCLYEHQDPRLGFHPDWNTLIFNYGRREVSEFLMSSARFWCDVYHVDGIRVDAVASMLYLDYSRDSNQWIPNQHGGRENLEAIQFLRDVNTMLHAEFPGIMSIAEESTAWGGVSRPVYTGGLGFTMKWDMGWMNDTLRFMQRDPVHRSWHLNDLTFRGIYAFSENFVLPLSHDEVVHGKGSLLDQMPGDQWQKFANLRLLYGLQYSTPGKKLQFMGSEIGQWNEWNHDGEIDWIVRQFDTHEGIRKLICDVNRIYESERALHETDVRPEGFRWVVGDDHSNVVVAFIRQTVDKSEQILVLANLTPAPRGPYRVGVPKAAFYREIFNSDADWYGGSGMGNQGGVYSSKVASHGCEDSIDVTLPPLAVVMFKAVSHGPNEASASPDAAKLRDPAPTS
- a CDS encoding AAA family ATPase — protein: MYHHHFGFHGKPFQSAPPERAFFQSESLRRIIPVVLHTLRSDLGAAVLTGPAGIGKTSLLKYLSRRLQTDGQVVLFSAGAVRTSTAMLGLMLRRLRSNRSEGSNVPAIGRECGSAEHWQVIERLSQTVDFWGPMIVLFDDAHLANPEIFTELRSLLEEEVDGRRVCRVLISGALSLEDVLAAPAMTDFVQKIRSHVFPEPLLAGEAVSYLAAHLSAVGGDCANVFQPLSVERIVAAADGVPQCLNLLADESLLVASQTDAQLVTPEHVDEALQRLQHLPYSWNVSMTGTADDEFDRIERHTAVHGTCAEADAVTKGSTFSSDGVIEIGAPAADASSVADAASSARSVIAEHGVIEIGAVPAETTVAAADTDEVPVEPVDEFDASAAACAAADDDALPYSFPDDELAELSDSASDTADDFATSAIPDADDAAVASSGSILRIDDSDELVPAPEFEHFRPWSPPGEWRQPAATTAAVASPSESWVRLPGDVSPVPVFDRYTWLEYGRDVPFVDTVGRRYFDVPVLTAEWPPNLIGVAPSITIPVEELDESFVTVRELSHVFREEIPEPPSSAQITTVCVDAEFDACTSSVETVDAAMTRDDKHAGDDVSEVLSVDGDELFTLVEPEEGVSDEFALPDLTDLTALHPLEFDEVDEDSPEAEIAANRQSVAFETAEAPTTHELQDTVAPEVPSVLSDAPIANAGDSAAEDCRGSLQETVADCGPVETPFEDVESQVVAFEAASDVPVAPQEATETVDAVEAAAEASEAADVAALSDDVFSFEEAPATVEWHDGQLLCDSAKNGTADADEPVADEPALEEVVSLPIAEMAPASQPPSSADSEESEHVAAASVASPVVPARVDSGRLFSLPLQIADVNLSRRDGAYADLQESPVTEALLRLQETGRDPESDSEANGSRQRIVREPAFYEEVTVDQSCPDSQDGCDDELAAVGSGGRLSTEGKLRFDTLFTRLRQRRGRQS
- a CDS encoding porin, whose protein sequence is MAPGLFTRKFSGPRLSFVFAALMAFSPLAAADELDGLFDESREVPFIRPIEWLEEVPPPEVVGSPETDKSEGEDPLDARFKALEHELSELKKSLEKPKASEPPAVVYPTVKVTGFFQADAGWFQQDAASVATLGDVQDDRGFRRARLAAVGNVTKDVSYQLEMDFAFNGRPSFMDVWLDVAKVPTFGNVRIGQWRQPFGLDELTSVKELTFLERPLMFALAPFRQIGVGFHDTSADQSVTWAASVFGTGTDPFGNSIGDRGYGGATRVTAILLEETSSDFLIHVGGGYSYIATPDNRIQYRNVPEYGGPLAVPGSVPFFVDTLPIIAENANLLNAELAGTWGPFHGQSELRYSLVNANGAGNLLFPSFYAQAGWILTGEHRPYNKASAALGRIKPKNPIGSNCGCGAWEVAMRYSWINLNEGVVTGGELSNVTFGLNWYLNDFTKLQFNYINADLVRAPVGDSDTNIYAVRAQLDF